CCGTGTGTAGCGGCCGTCCGGTTCGGAGCCGACAAGACCGCAGTCGCGCAGGCAGGCGAGGTGGTTCGAGACATTAGGCTGGCTGAGGCCGGTCGCCTCCACAATGTCCGAGACGGTGAGCGGGCCACGCCGCAACGCCTCGAGGATCCCCAGCCGCGAGGGATCGGCGAACCCGCGGAACAGCTTGGCTTTCAGCCCGGTGCTTTGGGCGCGTGCCGTCGTGAGCATACGCCAACTCCTGGATCGCATCATTAGATGGTAATATGATTATATCCGGCCGGAAAGGGAATCGCAACCGAGATGGGTTCAACGCTTTGCCGGCTCGTGCTAACGAAAACGGCCCCTCCTGGACGGTGATCCGAGGCTCGAAGAGACGCAAGATCGGTCATTGATTAGGGCCGGCAGGATCAACATCTAGCGGGCGACGCTGGCCAGCGAGGCAGGGGCTTGTCGACATACAGCAACAATCTAAGCAAGCAAGTGTTCGTCATATCGGAAATCGGTGAGCAGGCGCGACCCTGTGTCGGTAATGAGCAACGTATCTTCGATCTCCACACCACCGATGGTCGGGTCGTCGAACGTGTACAGTGATGGCTCGAGATTGATGACCATGCCCGACTGCAGCGGAACATCGACGCCCGGGGCCAGTAGAGGCTCGCCGTGCAACCCGAATCCCAATTGGTGGCCGGTCGCCCATCCCTGCTCGTACTTTGCAAGACCGGCATCTTGGATCACCTTGCGTACCACGGCGTCCACTGCTGAGCAGAGCGAACCGGGCTTAGCCGCCGCGATCCCCTCGGCTAGAGCGTCGTGGGCTGCGCGGTAGAGTCGCCGCTGCTGCTGAGTCGGCTCGCCAACGACGATGGTTCGGGCGAAATCACCAGTGTAGCCTCGATGCACACAGCCGAAGTCGAGAATGATCATGTCTCCTGACTCGATCCGCCGAGTTGTCGCCACCCGTTCCCAGATCGCCGCATTTGGCCCAGAGGCGACGACCGGGATGAACGGATTCATTTCTGAACCCAGGCATCGCATAGCATATTCGGCGGCCGCCGACACCTCGATCTCGCTCTTGCCCGGCGCGGCCGCCTCGATCGCGGCAGAGACCCCACGTTGGCTGATCTTCAGCGCGTCTTCGATCAGCGCAACCTCGAGTGGATGCTTAATCGCCGTCAAATCGAGCCACACATCGTTGGCGTCGACGAGCTCCAACCGTGGCAGCCGTTCGCGCAGGCCCTGATAGATGAACTGTGGCATCAAGTCAAACCCGATGCGCCCGGCCGAGAGCCCGTAGTCGCCAAGAATCGCCGCCAATGCCGCCGGCCAGTCCGCCAGCCTCGGCAAACGCCGCGCGTCATGCACGCGGCTTCGAACCGCTACGCGGCGATCCTCGCCCGAAAGGGTAAACCCAAGCACCGGATCTTTCCCGGCTGGGACGACTGCGGCGTAGTCGATATCGAGAAACGGGCGATAGCCTTTCGCGTAAAACTCAGTCACGTAGCGGACCGCGTCATGTTTGATCAACAGCAGTGCGTCCAACCCGCGACGGCGAATCGTTCGGTGCACTTTGTCCATCTTCGCCGCATGCACATCGTCGCCGCAGTAGAACAATGGTTCAGTCTCTAAAATGTTCACCGTCTGCCCTCCGTCGCGATCACCAGTGGTGTTATCGCGATTGGCCAAGCATAGGACCGAGATCGGCCATACGGCTCCATGACCGACACCGGGGCGTCACGGGTTCCGGCACCGCAAGATCCGTCAATGCATGTCTCAAGGAGGCGCGATTCGATGACTTTAGGCGGAATAAGGGTGCATATCGTCCTTGCTTCCACACGTAAGTAAGCGCATACTTGGCGTGTTCTCCTCTCTTCCTTGTAGCCCTCGATCAATCCCGTACGCAAAGCATTGGCGCCTCGGGGGGCTCACTATTCGGGGCAAGGTGAGTCGGGAAGCCCGTCCCCGTGCCTCGGGCCTGCGGTGATCCGTGTAAAGAACTCAGGCCGGCGTGCAATTCCGGGGGTCAACAGCGGCTCTGATGCCGGGCGCGTGTCTCATCTTTTCACCTCGATGACGTGTACCACGAATTCGCTGGGCAGATCGACTCCCTATAGGGAGACGGAGGTAGGAGCTATGCATGCAAGTGTCCGCCGCTACGAAAAGGTATCCAATCCCCTCGAAATGGGACGGCGCGTCAACGAGACGTTCGTGCCGTTGATCAGTGCGGTCCCGGGGTTCGTCGGGTACTACTTCACGGACGCCGGAGACGGTACGATGTTCTCCACGAGCCTCTTCCAGAACAAGGCCGGCATTGAGGAATCCAATAGGGTGGCAGCGGAGTGGATCACGAAAAATCCCGGCACGCTTCCGCCCGCCACGTCGGTGACGATGGGCGAGGTCATCGGCCATAAGGTGGCGGGGGAATTGGCCAAAGCTAGGTAACCTGCACGAGACCGCCATCGGCAGTTGGCATACCAAGGAGGACCGGGGCTTTCCGGTCCTCCTCTCTACTCAAGATTCTGGGATCACATGG
The window above is part of the bacterium genome. Proteins encoded here:
- a CDS encoding metalloregulator ArsR/SmtB family transcription factor; this encodes MLTTARAQSTGLKAKLFRGFADPSRLGILEALRRGPLTVSDIVEATGLSQPNVSNHLACLRDCGLVGSEPDGRYTRYYLSDRRVAALLRLADELLADVARGVYECTRYTVSRESRP
- a CDS encoding Xaa-Pro peptidase family protein, producing MNILETEPLFYCGDDVHAAKMDKVHRTIRRRGLDALLLIKHDAVRYVTEFYAKGYRPFLDIDYAAVVPAGKDPVLGFTLSGEDRRVAVRSRVHDARRLPRLADWPAALAAILGDYGLSAGRIGFDLMPQFIYQGLRERLPRLELVDANDVWLDLTAIKHPLEVALIEDALKISQRGVSAAIEAAAPGKSEIEVSAAAEYAMRCLGSEMNPFIPVVASGPNAAIWERVATTRRIESGDMIILDFGCVHRGYTGDFARTIVVGEPTQQQRRLYRAAHDALAEGIAAAKPGSLCSAVDAVVRKVIQDAGLAKYEQGWATGHQLGFGLHGEPLLAPGVDVPLQSGMVINLEPSLYTFDDPTIGGVEIEDTLLITDTGSRLLTDFRYDEHLLA